In Leuconostocaceae bacterium ESL0723, the following proteins share a genomic window:
- a CDS encoding Asp23/Gls24 family envelope stress response protein, with the protein MTIKIKTKNGNIGIDNDVIASIVGGAAIENPGVIGMASRAAFRDGVNQILNRENYGRGVVVHQTDDGLGVDVHIVVQYGNRLNDISQSVQKKVKYNLDRFLGVSVAEVNVIVQGVRTSD; encoded by the coding sequence ATGACGATTAAAATTAAGACAAAGAACGGTAATATTGGCATTGATAACGACGTGATTGCTTCCATCGTTGGTGGGGCAGCCATTGAAAATCCTGGTGTAATCGGTATGGCCTCACGAGCTGCTTTTCGTGATGGGGTTAACCAGATTCTAAACCGGGAGAATTACGGTCGGGGTGTGGTTGTGCATCAGACTGACGACGGCTTGGGCGTCGATGTCCATATCGTGGTTCAGTACGGTAACCGCCTTAATGACATTTCCCAGTCAGTTCAAAAGAAGGTCAAGTATAACTTGGACCGTTTTCTCGGGGTAAGTGTTGCTGAAGTTAACGTGATTGTCCAAGGAGTTCGCACAAGCGATTAG
- the rpmB gene encoding 50S ribosomal protein L28 produces the protein MAKDAITGARTRFGNQRSHALNASRRSWKPNLQKVTVKINGSAPKKVYLTARTLKAGLKNGSIERV, from the coding sequence ATGGCAAAAGATGCAATCACTGGTGCACGCACCCGTTTTGGTAACCAGCGTTCCCACGCCTTGAATGCTAGCCGTCGCAGTTGGAAGCCCAACTTGCAAAAGGTAACGGTCAAGATTAACGGTTCCGCACCCAAGAAAGTTTATCTTACTGCACGTACGTTAAAGGCCGGCTTGAAGAACGGTTCTATTGAACGTGTTTAA
- the trxA gene encoding thioredoxin, whose product MAVDVVDDATFEEASNKGVTITDFWATWCGPCKMQSPVLDALSDEEKGVHFLKMDVDKNPQVPSEFGIRAIPTLLVKKDGEVVERLTGFRNKEQLAKILAKYTA is encoded by the coding sequence ATGGCAGTAGATGTAGTTGATGACGCAACCTTCGAAGAAGCCTCAAACAAAGGGGTAACCATCACTGACTTTTGGGCAACTTGGTGTGGACCTTGTAAGATGCAGTCTCCAGTCCTTGATGCCCTCTCAGATGAGGAGAAGGGCGTTCACTTCTTGAAGATGGACGTGGACAAGAACCCCCAGGTACCAAGCGAATTTGGTATCCGGGCCATCCCAACCTTGTTGGTGAAGAAGGATGGTGAGGTCGTGGAACGGTTGACTGGTTTCCGGAATAAGGAACAGTTGGCTAAGATCTTGGCAAAATACACGGCTTAA
- a CDS encoding thiamine diphosphokinase: MRVNILAGGPPSLWPKDLFAQPGTWIGVDRGAWYLYQEGLAMNAVIGDFDSLSEAEYATLRAHLQDTEIEQFPPEKDFTDTALALRQAQKLGADVIYLYGATGGRIDHLLSNLWLPAEAEFSDIIDRLVLVDCQNQVTYLTPGDRQVRQVPGMKYLGFMPLGLVDNLVIHDAKYTLTSAKNKPKMWSSNEFVTELVHVSFDTGILMVTQSKDGGI; this comes from the coding sequence ATGCGTGTAAACATTCTAGCGGGTGGCCCACCTAGTTTGTGGCCTAAAGACCTGTTTGCCCAACCGGGCACATGGATTGGGGTTGACCGCGGCGCCTGGTATCTTTACCAGGAAGGTCTGGCGATGAATGCGGTTATTGGCGACTTTGACTCCCTGTCTGAAGCGGAGTATGCCACCCTCCGGGCGCATCTGCAGGATACTGAAATTGAACAGTTTCCACCTGAAAAAGATTTCACCGATACGGCCCTGGCCCTTCGTCAGGCCCAAAAATTAGGGGCGGATGTCATTTATCTTTACGGGGCGACTGGCGGTCGCATTGACCACCTGCTCAGTAATCTCTGGCTTCCGGCGGAAGCTGAATTTTCGGATATTATTGACCGATTGGTCCTGGTGGACTGTCAAAACCAGGTGACCTACCTAACCCCTGGTGACCGCCAGGTTCGTCAGGTGCCGGGCATGAAATATTTAGGCTTTATGCCTTTGGGTCTAGTTGATAATTTAGTAATTCACGACGCTAAGTATACCTTGACTTCAGCGAAAAATAAGCCTAAAATGTGGTCATCAAATGAATTTGTGACTGAATTGGTACATGTCAGCTTTGACACCGGTATTTTGATGGTCACGCAAAGTAAGGATGGAGGAATATAA
- the rpe gene encoding ribulose-phosphate 3-epimerase codes for MAGIIAPSILSADYTNLQRDVELVEKAGAQYLHIDIMDGNFVPAISYGPNWVKQLRPETDMVLDVHLMAVNPEKFVDQIAQNGADIIGVHVEATPHIYRALQMIKDQGAKAEVVINPGTPVSAIQPVLGMVDQVLVMTVNPGFGGQAFLPSTVDKIVQLDTYRTMNNLHFNIEVDGGITDQTIQETYIAGANVFVSGSYVYDKKDPAAKIKKLKELTNVSVVRD; via the coding sequence ATGGCAGGAATCATTGCACCGTCAATTTTGAGTGCGGATTACACAAACTTACAACGTGACGTGGAGCTGGTTGAAAAGGCTGGTGCCCAGTACTTACACATTGATATCATGGATGGTAACTTCGTGCCCGCCATTTCGTACGGACCTAACTGGGTTAAGCAGCTACGCCCTGAGACTGACATGGTCTTGGACGTACACCTGATGGCCGTTAATCCCGAAAAATTCGTTGATCAAATTGCCCAAAACGGGGCCGATATCATCGGTGTCCACGTTGAAGCAACACCTCACATTTACCGGGCCTTGCAGATGATTAAGGACCAGGGGGCAAAGGCCGAAGTAGTGATTAACCCCGGCACGCCCGTTTCAGCCATCCAACCAGTCCTAGGCATGGTTGACCAAGTGCTGGTGATGACGGTTAACCCTGGTTTTGGTGGCCAGGCCTTCCTACCTTCAACCGTTGATAAGATTGTCCAGTTGGACACTTACCGGACGATGAACAACCTGCACTTTAACATTGAAGTTGACGGGGGTATCACCGACCAGACCATCCAGGAAACCTACATTGCCGGTGCCAATGTCTTTGTTTCTGGTTCCTATGTTTACGATAAGAAGGACCCAGCCGCTAAGATTAAAAAGCTCAAGGAACTCACGAACGTCTCAGTTGTGCGTGATTAA
- the rsgA gene encoding ribosome small subunit-dependent GTPase A gives MKTGRIIRSLSGYYDIAGPDGEVLRARARGEFRKSKQKPLVGDEVDFDSQSNDGFIWKIHPRKNSLVRPPIANLDRAVIVTAVREPNFTANLLDRQLVALEAAKVPAAIYFSKMDLLTDEERADFAAVIADYQNIGYPVLVSDQDESQQWGNILKDQVTVFMGQTGAGKSTLLNQLCPGLGLEVGEVSKALSRGKHTTRQVALLPIPEWQTWIADTPGFSSYEVFDFPVTDLDQYFPEFRALRGQCRFRGCVHINEPGCAIKEAVTLGTISASRYNSYKTFYNLMANKKIKYR, from the coding sequence ATGAAAACAGGTCGTATAATTCGTTCTTTAAGTGGCTACTATGACATTGCCGGTCCCGACGGGGAAGTGTTGCGCGCCCGCGCTAGGGGAGAATTCCGGAAGTCCAAACAAAAGCCCCTGGTCGGTGATGAGGTTGACTTTGATAGTCAGAGTAATGACGGCTTTATCTGGAAAATTCACCCCCGTAAAAACAGTCTGGTCCGGCCACCGATTGCTAACCTAGACCGGGCAGTGATTGTAACGGCAGTCCGGGAGCCAAATTTCACGGCCAACCTGCTGGATCGGCAGTTAGTGGCCCTAGAGGCGGCTAAGGTGCCAGCGGCCATTTACTTTTCTAAGATGGATTTGCTAACCGACGAGGAACGGGCCGACTTTGCTGCTGTGATTGCTGATTATCAAAACATTGGCTACCCAGTACTGGTATCCGACCAGGATGAGAGCCAGCAGTGGGGCAACATATTAAAGGACCAGGTTACGGTTTTTATGGGTCAAACCGGGGCCGGTAAATCAACCTTGCTTAACCAACTTTGCCCGGGATTAGGCCTAGAGGTCGGTGAGGTTTCCAAGGCCCTGAGTCGCGGAAAGCATACCACCCGGCAGGTGGCCCTGTTGCCGATTCCCGAGTGGCAGACTTGGATTGCTGATACCCCGGGCTTTTCTTCCTATGAGGTGTTTGACTTTCCAGTCACCGATTTGGATCAGTACTTCCCTGAGTTTCGCGCCCTGCGTGGTCAGTGCCGCTTCCGGGGCTGTGTTCATATTAATGAACCGGGTTGTGCAATCAAGGAAGCTGTGACGCTTGGCACAATCTCAGCATCACGCTATAATAGCTACAAGACCTTTTACAACCTGATGGCTAACAAGAAAATTAAGTATCGTTAG
- the pknB gene encoding Stk1 family PASTA domain-containing Ser/Thr kinase, with product MQAGTIIDGRYRIIRSLGGGGMANVYQAWDQYLDRDVTLKMIRLDMRDRKDLVERFHQEATAATALVNPHIVQVYDVGQYDGSNYMVMEYVDGMDLKDYINEHFPIPFQLVVDIMLQILDAVQAAHQAGIIHRDLKPQNVLIDRDNQVKITDFGIAVGKSSQDLTQTHNVIGSLHYISPEQTRGEVASTKSDIYALGVMLYQLLTDKVPYEGDTAATVALKHATEPIPSVRDFDPSIPQPLENVILKATAKDPSQRYDSAADMAADLKTSLSPRRAREPKFIPAEDDETRLMPMSEAAATAPESAPANSAEDDDSAEVVRQIIDYGRKGYPIEEISRLVDRTPKYVRKVLRNNGIKFRDPRKWVLAAVGLVGLLVAAVVAMRIQSSYVQVPELSNLTQSQASDKLNQLGLKVDSHVSYSNSKTVASGSVIKTNPASGASVKKGTTVKLTLSSGAEKVRFGDYTDSDYGSTAAQLTAQGYTVNKEMKSSSDVPAGKIISQSIRPDQRVVPSDTTVTFTVSSGPAKISVPDFTGRSRSDVESWANSNGVKVNFRTQHDSSPKNQVLSQSTPGGSNISTDTGLEFVISDGSQSSSASSNGASSSSSASSATGNVTTQSNNNGQQSLWDQLFNHN from the coding sequence ATGCAAGCTGGTACTATAATTGACGGACGTTACCGCATCATAAGATCTCTGGGCGGCGGCGGAATGGCCAACGTTTATCAGGCCTGGGACCAATACCTGGACCGGGACGTAACCCTGAAAATGATTCGTTTGGACATGCGTGACCGTAAGGATCTCGTCGAGCGTTTCCACCAGGAGGCTACGGCGGCCACCGCCCTGGTCAACCCCCACATTGTCCAGGTTTATGATGTGGGCCAGTACGATGGTTCCAACTACATGGTTATGGAATACGTCGATGGGATGGACTTAAAGGACTATATTAACGAGCATTTCCCAATTCCTTTCCAGCTCGTGGTTGATATCATGCTCCAAATCCTGGACGCGGTCCAGGCCGCCCACCAGGCCGGCATTATTCACCGAGATTTAAAGCCACAAAACGTCTTAATCGACCGGGATAACCAGGTTAAAATCACCGACTTTGGGATTGCGGTTGGGAAAAGTAGTCAGGATTTGACCCAGACTCATAATGTGATTGGGTCCCTCCACTACATTTCACCGGAGCAAACCCGCGGTGAAGTGGCTTCAACCAAGTCCGATATTTACGCCCTGGGGGTCATGCTTTACCAGCTGTTGACCGATAAGGTTCCCTACGAGGGCGATACGGCGGCCACGGTGGCCTTAAAGCACGCCACCGAACCAATTCCTTCGGTGCGTGACTTCGATCCCAGCATTCCCCAACCCCTAGAGAATGTGATTTTGAAGGCGACCGCTAAGGACCCTAGCCAGCGCTACGACAGCGCTGCCGACATGGCCGCTGACTTGAAGACCTCGCTATCACCACGGCGGGCCCGGGAACCAAAATTCATCCCAGCTGAAGATGATGAGACCCGGCTAATGCCAATGAGTGAGGCCGCTGCGACTGCGCCAGAATCAGCTCCTGCTAACTCAGCTGAAGATGATGATAGCGCGGAAGTCGTCCGGCAAATCATCGACTATGGCCGCAAGGGCTACCCAATTGAGGAAATTAGTCGTCTTGTCGACCGGACGCCCAAATATGTCCGCAAGGTCCTGCGCAACAATGGCATTAAGTTCCGTGACCCCCGTAAGTGGGTCCTAGCGGCAGTCGGCCTGGTTGGGTTGCTGGTAGCAGCAGTGGTTGCCATGCGGATTCAGTCCAGCTATGTTCAGGTCCCAGAGCTTTCCAACCTGACCCAGAGTCAGGCCAGTGATAAGTTGAACCAGCTTGGCTTAAAGGTGGATAGTCATGTCAGCTACTCCAACTCGAAAACGGTGGCCTCTGGCAGCGTGATTAAGACTAACCCAGCCAGTGGCGCCAGCGTTAAGAAGGGCACCACGGTTAAGTTGACCCTGTCGTCGGGCGCTGAAAAGGTCCGTTTTGGCGATTATACCGATTCGGACTACGGCTCGACTGCGGCCCAGTTAACGGCCCAAGGCTACACGGTTAACAAGGAAATGAAGAGCTCCAGTGATGTACCCGCTGGTAAGATTATTTCCCAATCCATTCGGCCGGATCAGCGGGTCGTACCAAGTGACACGACCGTAACCTTCACGGTTTCATCTGGACCGGCTAAGATTTCGGTACCGGACTTCACTGGCCGCAGCCGGTCAGACGTTGAATCTTGGGCGAACAGCAATGGGGTCAAGGTTAACTTCCGGACCCAGCACGATAGTAGTCCTAAGAACCAGGTGCTGAGCCAATCGACGCCTGGTGGTTCCAACATTTCAACCGACACCGGTTTGGAATTCGTCATTTCAGATGGTTCTCAGAGTAGTTCGGCTAGTTCCAATGGCGCTAGCAGCTCAAGTAGCGCTAGCAGTGCTACCGGTAATGTAACTACGCAGTCTAACAATAATGGCCAGCAGTCTCTTTGGGACCAATTGTTTAACCATAATTAA
- a CDS encoding protein phosphatase 2C domain-containing protein, with the protein MIEIAYQTDIGTQRKDNQDQVGAFYNQQNLPLVMVADGVASNAGSRLASQMAIEKLGEAWQDSSLDDDEAIENWIYDQVDWVNQLVLRAAESGQPSEAQMATTLVLGVVTEQRLLVANVGDSKAYIWRDGQLQQVSFDHTLKNELARQNGQHYDDDLPNANSLTRYLGVDDRVNLEMHWYPFLPADILFLTSDGLPKALSLTEMSEIIGQKRPLPELVKALINAANQHAASDNVTALLLKQ; encoded by the coding sequence TTGATCGAAATTGCCTATCAAACTGATATTGGTACCCAACGTAAAGACAACCAGGATCAGGTTGGGGCCTTTTATAACCAACAAAACCTGCCCTTGGTGATGGTGGCGGACGGCGTAGCCAGCAATGCGGGCAGCCGCCTGGCCAGTCAAATGGCGATTGAAAAGCTAGGGGAAGCCTGGCAGGATAGCAGTCTTGATGACGACGAAGCCATTGAGAACTGGATTTATGACCAGGTTGATTGGGTAAACCAACTCGTCCTACGGGCGGCTGAAAGTGGCCAACCCAGTGAGGCCCAGATGGCAACCACCTTAGTCTTGGGGGTTGTCACTGAACAGCGTCTCTTAGTGGCTAACGTGGGCGATTCAAAGGCCTATATCTGGCGGGACGGACAGTTGCAACAAGTTTCCTTTGACCATACTTTAAAAAACGAATTGGCCCGGCAAAACGGGCAACACTACGACGATGATTTGCCAAATGCCAACAGTTTAACCCGGTACCTTGGCGTCGATGACCGGGTAAACTTGGAGATGCACTGGTACCCGTTTTTGCCAGCTGATATCTTGTTTTTGACGTCAGATGGCCTGCCCAAGGCCTTGTCGTTGACCGAAATGAGTGAAATTATTGGTCAAAAGCGACCGTTGCCTGAGCTGGTCAAGGCACTAATTAATGCAGCAAACCAACACGCGGCTTCTGATAACGTCACCGCGCTGTTGTTGAAACAGTGA